A window of Streptomyces marispadix contains these coding sequences:
- a CDS encoding threonine aldolase family protein has translation MTASEQEERARLLRAWNGARRSLAPSPVGGSIGARLARLSAEGAEAYDLSDWPDVYGNPDGIVGELERRTAAALGTESAAYFPTGTMAQQAALRCWAGRTGNDTVAMHPLAHPVRWERDALRQLTGLRVTTPTDAPRLPTAAEVRELADPFGTLALELPLREAGFLLPSWEELESTVAAARERDAVVHIDGARLWECTTHFGRTLPEIASLADTVYVSFYKSLGGLSGAALAGPETVIEEAAAWRHRYGGQIFQQWPAALSALVGLERELPRLPAYVAHARVVAEALHGALADAGTATEAGTGAEAGMGAVPEAATHAHRKGADTGAGRSGANAVSWWRVWPRVPHTHQFQVWLPYGAGELTEAGARQAEETGTLLFRRWTEPPGAPPGLAMTEVTVAATGLSWSDEDVREALAGFLGCLRMVTTG, from the coding sequence ATGACCGCATCCGAGCAGGAGGAACGCGCACGACTGCTGCGCGCGTGGAACGGCGCACGGCGCAGCCTCGCCCCGAGTCCCGTCGGCGGGAGCATCGGCGCACGGCTCGCGCGGCTGTCGGCCGAGGGCGCCGAGGCGTACGACCTCTCCGACTGGCCGGACGTCTACGGCAACCCCGACGGCATCGTCGGCGAACTGGAGCGCCGTACCGCCGCCGCCCTCGGCACGGAGTCCGCCGCGTACTTCCCCACCGGGACGATGGCGCAGCAGGCCGCACTGCGCTGCTGGGCGGGCCGCACCGGCAACGACACCGTCGCCATGCATCCGCTGGCCCACCCGGTGCGCTGGGAACGGGACGCGCTGCGGCAGCTCACCGGTCTGCGCGTGACCACCCCGACGGACGCGCCACGCCTGCCCACGGCCGCCGAAGTACGGGAACTGGCCGACCCGTTCGGCACGCTGGCGCTCGAACTGCCGCTGCGCGAGGCGGGCTTCCTGCTGCCGTCCTGGGAGGAGCTGGAGTCGACCGTCGCCGCGGCACGTGAACGGGACGCGGTCGTGCACATCGACGGCGCACGGCTGTGGGAGTGCACCACCCACTTCGGCCGTACGCTCCCCGAAATCGCCTCGCTCGCCGACACCGTCTACGTCAGCTTCTACAAGTCGCTCGGGGGCCTGTCGGGGGCGGCGCTCGCCGGTCCGGAGACGGTCATCGAGGAGGCCGCGGCCTGGCGCCACCGCTACGGCGGCCAGATCTTCCAGCAGTGGCCCGCCGCTCTCTCCGCCCTGGTGGGGCTGGAACGCGAACTGCCGCGTCTGCCCGCCTACGTGGCCCATGCGAGGGTCGTCGCCGAGGCGCTGCACGGCGCACTGGCGGACGCGGGCACCGCCACGGAAGCGGGCACGGGCGCAGAAGCGGGTATGGGCGCGGTCCCGGAAGCGGCCACGCACGCCCACCGAAAAGGCGCGGACACGGGCGCCGGCCGATCGGGCGCGAACGCGGTCTCGTGGTGGCGGGTGTGGCCCAGGGTGCCCCATACGCATCAGTTCCAGGTCTGGCTGCCTTACGGGGCAGGCGAATTGACGGAGGCGGGCGCTCGCCAGGCGGAGGAGACCGGGACGCTGCTCTTCAGGCGCTGGACCGAGCCGCCGGGCGCACCTCCGGGACTGGCGATGACCGAGGTGACGGTCGCCGCTACCGGACTCTCGTGGTCGGACGAGGACGTACGGGAGGCACTCGCCGGATTCCTCGGCTGCCTGCGTATGGTCACAACCGGCTGA